In Porites lutea chromosome 9, jaPorLute2.1, whole genome shotgun sequence, a single window of DNA contains:
- the LOC140949116 gene encoding uncharacterized protein has protein sequence MFPSTIFASVLLCSLFLKCASEREIYVSPGGNDSSNCSASFKCKTLDRALGLARGLNSARILLSKGNYSLNTSHNFTKITSFGLFGNTSYDHDVQISCQITCEPNVSLSFTFSKNISFEGVKFRKCGGWHQSSAGMNEQYPYFKGAKFKTALDFRYCRNLRISNVEICSSPGLGANLYDVGGVVNFTNSLFADNYALNESSYDRWIFISPDGSYVYSGGGVNLMLNQYSHNTWNVTPGEHDSYQHNNIYEFSNCHFMRNRAMWLNDTKDDNGMNTLKLPFNRGGGLAIYFQGNASGCHIKIQSCVFANNIASWGGGFQVEMKDKTENNSLEVRATVFRENFASFAGGGARLGSLPEKHVQLRINRFEMTNCSFVNNTARLGGGASLYGATIPRMCTNHTDPVVTQFCFKNDSNWIGNIGAVGAAVSAFLINRNEDLIGPEIPYRVCFENTVFRSNKVVPVHHNLIIGQGTFYSQQVPLIFRGNVQFVSNTQSALVLDGSIVEVFDRLDFLNNTGVRGGAIAMYGRSRILLHENTSVLKFEGNNCEDKGGALYIQAPGPPLVSFNATGADNQVCFFGYSKPAKDYDEWNTTVIFKNNSASLGTSVFASTLQYCRRPGENRQRNNVLKWKFIKFDDLPSNSNTSLLGKVVTEPVNITTDKKEWEVAPGEHFDAIVKLFDEVGNLVSGIVNVSIESAQSVKLSNPSRSLFLSTEGRITNITLHGENGSNFDVKLNYIGSQLLKKQIRNVTLKNCYDGFYYCNDTSMCKCMSKTNKITAKGISRCENGKSVYIKEGYWAGKVVGKFVTYFCPPGYCNSPNHSVYKYSEGHVCIDSRKQNSTLCGQCKENYTITIGSALCVESCSYWHLLCLLPIGFGFLLVVVVVMLVDLDFFTGYLNAWLYSYQIMDLLTPDGFRFDPFIEFITAFTNVHIGIGGHSFCLASGLDDADKLMVMYGIPVYVLIVVAILTWLVGRYPGWCFSRKVLRSSPSAPFRAVCTILVFCYTDITRISLLILSPAHVGSKTVLNAYGNLDFFHKKHIAYGIVAILWIVFFVLPFPLILLFRPYLTRGLRPVLNLNRWGPFFDAFQSCFKNQYRWCASFYFLCRLGILLMHTYIPSSSVKRVVLEGACILILVIFAYLRPYKEARDVNEGESSYEWIYKSDVALLTTLALITVISSKIDCSCFTTKDEKKGLKVAVCVLAYVPLIVLLVLGYRVLRTYCPAIDIGNCVTEEEAITPIVTETSDSACSGRRGTPEPTTSPENSLARSPRTTRPKTV, from the coding sequence ATGTTTCCATCCACAATTTTTGCTAGTGTCCTGTTGTGTTCATTGTTCCTCAAATGTGCTAGTGAAAGAGAGATCTACGTTTCACCAGGCGGAAATGATTCTTCAAATTGCAGCGCGAGCTTCAAATGCAAGACTCTTGACAGAGCTTTAGGGCTCGCTCGTGGTTTAAACTCAGCAAGAATATTACTGAGCAAAGGAAATTACTCGCTGAACACAAGCCACAATTTTACGAAGATTACTTCCTTTGGTCTCTTTGGAAATACTTCTTACGATCATGACGTTCAAATCAGCTGTCAAATTACATGCGAGCCAAATGTTAGTCTCTCGTTCACCTTCAGCAAAAATATTTCCTTTGAGGGAGTCAAGTTTCGGAAGTGTGGTGGTTGGCATCAGAGTTCTGCGGGGATGAATGAGCAATACCCATATTTTAAGGGGGCAAAATTCAAGACTGCCTTAGATTTTCGATACTGCAGAAACCTTCGTATATCAAATGTTGAAATTTGTTCGTCCCCAGGGCTTGGCGCTAATTTGTACGATGTTGGGGGAGTTGTGAACTTCACAAACAGTTTGTTTGCAGATAATTACGCTTTAAACGAAAGCAGTTATGACAGATGGATTTTTATCAGCCCAGATGGAAGCTATGTTTACTCCGGAGGCGGTGTTAATCTCATGTTAAATCAATATAGTCACAATACGTGGAACGTGACTCCTGGTGAACACGATTCATATCAGCACAATAACATTTACGAATTTTCAAATTGCCATTTTATGAGAAACAGAGCTATGTGGCTGAACGACACCAAAGATGATAACGGAATGAACACACTAAAACTTCCTTTTAACCGTGGAGGTGGATTAGCCATATATTTCCAAGGGAATGCAAGTGGGTGTCACATTAAAATCCAGTCATGCGTTTTTGCAAACAACATAGCATCGTGGGGTGGAGGTTTTCAAGTTGAAATGAAGGACAAAACGGAGAATAATTCTCTTGAAGTAAGAGCAACGGTCTTTCGAGAAAACTTTGCCTCATTTGCAGGTGGTGGGGCTCGGTTAGGAAGCTTGCCGGAGAAGCATGTTCAACTTCGTATAAATCGATTCGAGATGACAAACTGTTCATTTGTAAATAACACGGCAAGGTTGGGAGGCGGTGCGTCGCTGTATGGAGCGACAATTCCCCGGATGTGCACCAATCACACGGACCCCGTTGTAACTCAGTTTTGCTTTAAGAATGATAGCAACTGGATCGGAAACATTGGAGCCGTGGGAGCTGCCGTCAGCGCTTTTCTAATTAACCGAAATGAAGACCTCATCGGACCGGAAATCCCATATCGGGTATGTTTTGAGAACACTGTATTTCGCTCTAATAAGGTAGTTCCCGTTCACCATAACCTAATAATTGGGCAAGGGACATTTTACAGCCAGCAGGTTCCCCTTATCTTTCGAGGGAATGTACAATTTGTAAGCAATACTCAGTCTGCGTTGGTTTTAGATGGTTCAATAGTGGAAGTTTTTGACAGACTAGATTTTCTTAACAACACCGGTGTCAGGGGAGGGGCGATAGCAATGTACGGACGGTCAAGAATACTTTTGCACGAAAATACGTCTGTattaaaatttgaaggaaacaaTTGTGAGGACAAAGGCGGAGCACTGTACATTCAAGCCCCAGGCCCCCCTCTGGTGAGCTTCAACGCAACTGGTGCAGACAATCAAGTTTGTTTCTTCGGGTATTCCAAACCTGCAAAGGATTATGATGAATGGAACAcaactgttatttttaaaaataatagtgCTAGTTTAGGAACGTCGGTGTTCGCGTCAACACTTCAATATTGTCGGCGGCCCGGCGAGAATCGACAACGAAACAATGTTCTAAAATGGAAGTTTATCAAATTCGACGACTTACCTTCAAATTCGAACACCTCACTTCTAGGAAAAGTTGTGACGGAACCAGTAAACATAACGACCGATAAGAAAGAATGGGAAGTTGCCCCTGGTGAGCATTTTGATGCAATCGTTAAGTTGTTTGATGAAGTTGGAAATCTCGTCTCGGGGATTGTTAATGTCAGTATTGAATCAGCTCAGTCTGTTAAACTTTCTAACCCATCGCGGTCGCTTTTTCTTTCAACCGAAGGAAGAATCACAAATATCACCCTGCATGGAGAAAACGGCAGCAATTTTGATGTGAAACTGAATTACATTGGAAGTCAACTTTTGAAAAAACAGATACGGAACGTAACACTTAAAAACTGCTACGATGGCTTTTATTACTGCAATGACACGTCAATGTGCAAGTGCATGTCAAAGACTAACAAGATTACTGCAAAAGGAATATCCCGCTGCGAAAATGGAAAAAGTGTTTATATAAAAGAAGGTTACTGGGCAGGAAAGGTGGTGGGTAAGTTTGTTACCTATTTCTGTCCTCCTGGATACTGCAACAGCCCAAATCATAGTGTTTATAAGTATTCAGAGGGTCATGTGTGTATTGATTCCAGAAAACAGAACAGCACCCTTTGCGGACAGTGCAAAGAAAACTATACTATTACCATTGGAAGTGCACTTTGCGTTGAAAGCTGCAGTTATTGGCACTTGCTGTGCCTGTTGCCGATTGGCTTTGGTTTCCTCCTTGTCGTCGTCGTAGTGATGCTAGTAGACCTTGATTTCTTTACTGGGTACCTGAACGCTTGGCTGTATTCATATCAAATTATGGATTTACTAACGCCTGACGGATTTCGCTTTGACCCGTTTATCGAGTTTATCACTGCTTTTACTAATGTGCACATAGGAATCGGTGGTCACAGCTTTTGCTTGGCCTCAGGATTAGACGACGCCGATAAACTAATGGTGATGTATGGCATTCCCGTTTATGTCTTGATCGTTGTCGCCATTCTAACTTGGTTAGTTGGTCGTTATCCCGGCTGGTGCTTCAGCAGAAAAGTCCTAAGAAGTTCTCCTTCTGCTCCTTTTCGCGCTGTTTGTACTATTCTTGTGTTCTGTTATACAGACATAACAAGAATTTCCCTCTTAATCCTTTCTCCCGCCCATGTTGGATCAAAAACAGTTCTAAATGCTTATGGTAATCTcgatttttttcataaaaagcaCATCGCCTATGGAATCGTGGCCATACTCTGgattgttttctttgtgcttCCATTTCCGTTGATTCTGTTGTTTCGCCCCTATTTGACAAGAGGCCTTCGTCCAGTGTTAAATCTAAATCGCTGGGGACCCTTTTTTGATGCTTTTCAAAGCTGCTTCAAGAATCAGTATCGGTGGTGTGCATcattctattttctttgtcGACTGGGAATTTTGTTGATGCACACTTACATACCGTCCAGTTCAGTAAAACGAGTCGTTTTAGAAGGCGCTTGCATCCTAATTCTCGTAATTTTTGCGTACCTGAGACCTTACAAAGAAGCAAGGGATGTCAATGAAGGCGAGAGTAGCTACGAGTGGATCTATAAGTCAGATGTAGCACTGTTGACAACCCTCGCACTCATCACCGTCATCAGCTCAAAAATTGATTGTTCTTGTTTTACTACCAAGGacgaaaaaaaaggtttgaaagtgGCTGTTTGTGTTTTGGCATACGTTCCCTTAATAGTCCTGCTGGTGTTGGGTTACCGAGTTTTAAGGACGTACTGCCCGGCCATAGATATAGGGAATTGCGTTACAGAGGAAGAGGCGATAACACCAATTGTTACTGAAACGTCTGATAGTGCTTGCAGCGGCCGAAGAGGAACACCTGAACCAACTACATCTCCTGAAAACAGCCTGGCAAGAAGCCCAAGAACCACAAGACCCAAGACTGTCTAA